One window of the Emticicia oligotrophica DSM 17448 genome contains the following:
- the porV gene encoding type IX secretion system outer membrane channel protein PorV — translation MRFLSIFFLCFSIVAHSQVNLRRIPLGTLDFLLYPSDAQSLGLGMGGFATNPTESNWMTNHAKIPFLESNSSINVVYNPIANGIIADMGLARINAYTKLKNNSSFNWGIQYFDGGKIDLRDDDGVSNGEFSSYTLAIQTGYSMKLSKKINGGLTFRYINSHLLPKHQFGQYNIRPASTLNTDLSLYYQGDRTKKHYFNGAAVIQNIGPKVSFGDEKKGNFQSTIFRLGGAYNLKIQNKDLISLNLDAHKMLVPTPPLYGAEGRIIKGKNLYNTSSLAAIFSSLSDAPNGFSEELSEIMISAGLEFTHANKLIGRIGYFNDPKSKGNRKLLTIGGGLQNLSLKEDKWLMNFDVSTSFGLGDFTPMNHTYMLTLSFSKNKKQQ, via the coding sequence ATGAGATTTTTATCAATATTTTTTTTATGTTTTTCGATAGTTGCACATAGTCAAGTAAATCTTCGTCGTATTCCATTGGGGACTTTAGATTTTTTACTTTACCCATCGGATGCCCAATCGTTGGGTTTAGGAATGGGTGGATTTGCTACAAACCCAACAGAATCAAATTGGATGACTAACCATGCAAAAATTCCATTTTTAGAAAGCAATAGTAGTATTAACGTTGTTTATAATCCTATTGCAAACGGTATTATTGCTGACATGGGTTTAGCAAGAATCAATGCTTATACCAAACTCAAAAATAATAGTAGTTTTAATTGGGGCATCCAATATTTTGATGGCGGAAAAATTGATTTGAGAGATGATGACGGTGTTTCTAATGGCGAATTTAGTTCATACACGTTGGCAATTCAAACGGGCTATTCGATGAAACTTAGTAAAAAAATAAATGGTGGATTGACGTTTCGATACATAAATTCTCACCTATTGCCAAAACATCAATTTGGGCAATACAATATTCGTCCAGCCTCAACATTGAATACTGATTTAAGTCTTTATTATCAAGGCGATAGAACTAAAAAGCATTATTTCAATGGAGCTGCTGTGATACAAAACATCGGACCCAAAGTTAGTTTTGGAGATGAAAAAAAAGGCAATTTTCAATCAACAATTTTTAGATTAGGAGGAGCCTACAATCTAAAAATACAAAACAAAGATTTAATAAGTTTAAATCTTGATGCTCACAAAATGTTAGTTCCCACACCTCCTTTATATGGTGCAGAAGGGAGAATAATTAAGGGCAAAAACCTGTACAATACCAGTAGTTTAGCTGCTATTTTTTCAAGCTTGAGTGATGCTCCAAATGGTTTTAGTGAAGAGTTATCAGAAATAATGATTTCAGCGGGCTTAGAATTTACTCATGCCAACAAACTAATAGGTAGGATAGGCTACTTCAATGACCCTAAAAGTAAAGGAAATAGAAAGTTACTTACAATAGGTGGAGGGCTACAAAATCTTTCACTAAAAGAAGATAAATGGTTAATGAACTTTGATGTTTCAACGAGCTTTGGGTTGGGCGATTTTACGCCAATGAATCATACGTACATGCTCACTTTGAGCTTTTCTAAAAATAAAAAACAACAATAA
- the dcd gene encoding dCTP deaminase produces MDANLTQRGILTKDAILQRLHKDLFIRPLLDPDKQINSIGIDFRLGYDFLITVHGREAYLNASLNREEGYPERGLGHHFQESRRQIGETFILHPNQTILATSLEYIKLPTDIMLMLVMRSSYARLGLTISTVVQPGYCGCMSLELTNTNFAPINLTVGARLFQGLFIPTSADTQYFNQARKYTCQVRPEPSATLADADLTTLNNIWKKANHF; encoded by the coding sequence ATGGACGCAAATCTGACACAACGAGGGATTCTGACAAAGGACGCAATTTTGCAACGACTCCATAAAGATTTGTTTATCAGACCATTGCTCGACCCCGATAAACAGATTAATTCGATTGGCATTGATTTTAGACTCGGATATGATTTTTTGATAACCGTTCATGGCAGAGAGGCATACCTAAATGCTTCGCTCAATCGTGAGGAAGGATACCCCGAACGTGGTTTGGGGCATCATTTTCAGGAATCTCGCCGACAAATTGGCGAAACTTTCATTCTACACCCCAACCAAACAATCTTAGCAACGAGTTTGGAGTATATAAAACTACCCACCGATATTATGCTGATGCTCGTGATGCGAAGCTCGTATGCTCGTTTGGGGCTAACAATCTCGACCGTAGTGCAGCCTGGTTACTGCGGGTGTATGTCGTTGGAGTTGACAAATACAAACTTTGCTCCCATAAACCTAACTGTTGGGGCAAGGCTTTTTCAGGGTTTGTTTATACCCACAAGTGCTGATACTCAGTATTTTAACCAAGCACGAAAATACACTTGTCAGGTACGCCCCGAACCTTCGGCAACTTTGGCGGATGCCGACCTCACAACCTTGAACAATATCTGGAAAAAAGCCAACCACTTCTAA
- a CDS encoding DUF932 domain-containing protein, with translation MESNTLSWDIVEKPIFSNDTVLTSHKAIFRNDTNKLLNVTKQSYTPTSNERFLEVVERMNEITGFPIRCYDEFEGGKKVLAFLECTEPIKVSGYDFTDYMLIGNSHDSSTGFFIGNSSMMIRCKNRFSKIFRQLQIHHTKNHDQKIEGLLKNFETYMQQRQLLFSKMEEMQNVEIDESIKTALVERLVRMSEEEKLGNEELTSRKKNLITNINTCIEKECIVLGDTAFGLVQGITNFTTHVRRNRENVFGNVLGGAARINEEAFRFCEAWV, from the coding sequence ATGGAATCAAATACACTCTCGTGGGACATTGTAGAAAAACCTATTTTCTCAAATGATACAGTTTTGACAAGTCATAAAGCCATTTTTAGAAACGATACCAATAAATTATTGAATGTAACCAAGCAAAGCTACACACCCACCAGCAACGAAAGATTTTTGGAAGTAGTTGAGCGAATGAACGAAATTACAGGTTTCCCGATACGTTGTTATGATGAATTTGAGGGAGGAAAAAAGGTTTTGGCATTTTTGGAGTGTACCGAGCCAATAAAAGTTTCGGGTTATGACTTCACTGATTATATGCTTATCGGCAACAGCCACGACAGCAGTACAGGATTTTTTATTGGCAATAGTTCGATGATGATTCGTTGTAAAAATCGTTTCTCAAAAATCTTTCGTCAGTTGCAAATACACCACACCAAAAACCACGACCAAAAAATTGAAGGTTTATTGAAAAACTTTGAAACGTATATGCAACAACGACAGTTGCTTTTTTCAAAAATGGAAGAAATGCAAAACGTTGAAATTGATGAATCAATCAAAACTGCTTTGGTTGAAAGATTGGTAAGAATGAGCGAAGAGGAAAAATTAGGGAATGAAGAATTGACTTCGAGAAAGAAAAACCTTATTACAAATATCAATACTTGTATCGAGAAAGAATGTATAGTTTTGGGAGATACCGCTTTTGGTTTAGTACAAGGTATTACCAATTTTACAACTCATGTACGTCGAAACCGTGAAAACGTTTTTGGTAATGTTCTCGGTGGGGCTGCCCGAATCAATGAAGAAGCATTTAGGTTTTGTGAGGCTTGGGTTTAA
- a CDS encoding RNA polymerase sigma factor translates to MIFQKKTYTEILNLISDDRNKGLEAIYQQYGRKWYNYAIKSWKMSEDDTWDVIYNTFNDVLSNINNYKIESQIHFDNILFKIFINNLKKSYNKQKLKDEKINFVSFDDLNGEENEENFEIESSTFEDFLNEEIESKNLIKLQKSLNKLDPIERDLLLLKVQNFTYDEIAKLLNVENNHLKVSLFRAKQKLIKIYNQIEI, encoded by the coding sequence ATGATTTTTCAAAAAAAGACATACACAGAAATCCTTAATCTTATTTCAGACGATAGGAATAAAGGCTTAGAGGCCATTTATCAGCAATATGGTAGAAAGTGGTATAACTATGCTATTAAATCTTGGAAGATGTCAGAAGATGATACTTGGGACGTGATTTACAATACATTTAATGATGTACTATCAAATATTAATAATTATAAGATTGAATCGCAGATACATTTTGACAATATCCTATTCAAGATTTTTATAAATAATTTAAAGAAATCGTATAATAAACAAAAACTAAAAGATGAAAAAATAAACTTTGTTTCATTTGATGATTTGAACGGAGAAGAGAATGAGGAAAATTTTGAAATTGAGAGTAGCACATTTGAAGATTTTTTAAATGAAGAAATTGAAAGTAAAAATCTAATAAAACTCCAAAAATCGCTTAATAAGTTAGACCCTATTGAAAGGGACTTACTCCTGCTGAAAGTACAGAATTTTACTTATGATGAGATAGCAAAGTTGTTAAATGTTGAAAACAATCATCTAAAAGTAAGTTTATTCAGAGCCAAACAGAAATTGATAAAGATTTATAATCAGATTGAAATATGA
- a CDS encoding DNA N-6-adenine-methyltransferase, which translates to MNIKAIFSCKTTNWETPQDLFDELDKQYNFTLDVCATSENAKCNEFFTPEIDGLKQEWKGMCWMNPPYGREIGKWVRKAHLEVITGRCRIIALLPARTDTKWFHEWVLNKHEIKFIKGRLRFSDSKNSAPFPSMLVIFEGRP; encoded by the coding sequence ATGAATATTAAAGCCATTTTTAGTTGCAAAACCACCAATTGGGAAACACCGCAAGACCTTTTTGACGAATTAGATAAGCAATATAACTTCACGTTAGATGTTTGTGCTACATCTGAAAACGCAAAGTGTAATGAATTTTTTACTCCTGAAATTGATGGGTTGAAACAAGAGTGGAAAGGAATGTGCTGGATGAATCCACCTTATGGAAGAGAAATTGGCAAATGGGTAAGAAAAGCTCATTTAGAAGTCATTACAGGTAGATGCAGAATTATTGCCTTACTACCAGCCCGAACCGATACCAAATGGTTTCACGAATGGGTACTTAATAAGCACGAAATTAAATTCATCAAAGGGCGGTTGAGGTTTAGTGATTCTAAAAACTCAGCACCTTTTCCTTCAATGCTTGTAATTTTTGAAGGAAGGCCATGA
- a CDS encoding IS256 family transposase, variant Zn-binding type, whose amino-acid sequence MKWGKQAGKQRYKCKNCGILYCEQRKDVRLQNRFVWFKKWILERQTYQSLSRESGYSKASLQRFFYEYLAQAPILKIQNKRTLHMRMDGTYFKQFCLITYQDHYSNYTQLIRFSEDEKYEEIKEDLQNLLRLGLKIDSMTVDGHKGTLKAIREVLTETKIQRCLVHLQRQSLIWLTKRPKHEPAKDLRKLVLMISKITTHNDKADWLNQFKNWEKTHKSFYQQKSFNQNTDRYWYTHKLLRRTYMYIKSAIPNMFYFLEDGAIPKTTNGIEGFFSHLKNHLDVHRGLSLEHRKNFIKWYIFFSNKK is encoded by the coding sequence ATCAAGTGGGGAAAGCAAGCTGGGAAGCAGCGATACAAGTGTAAAAATTGTGGAATTTTGTACTGCGAACAACGCAAAGATGTACGCCTTCAAAACCGTTTTGTATGGTTCAAGAAATGGATTTTAGAACGCCAAACCTATCAAAGTTTGAGCAGAGAAAGTGGGTATAGTAAGGCAAGCCTTCAACGTTTTTTTTATGAGTATTTGGCTCAGGCTCCCATACTGAAAATTCAAAATAAACGCACCTTACATATGCGAATGGATGGGACTTATTTCAAGCAATTTTGCTTGATAACTTATCAAGACCATTACAGTAATTATACGCAGTTGATTCGCTTTAGTGAGGATGAAAAATATGAAGAAATCAAAGAGGATTTGCAGAATCTTTTGCGATTGGGCTTGAAGATTGATAGCATGACAGTTGATGGACACAAAGGAACGCTTAAAGCTATTAGAGAAGTATTGACTGAGACCAAAATACAGCGTTGTTTAGTTCATTTACAGCGTCAGAGCTTGATTTGGCTTACAAAACGTCCGAAACATGAGCCAGCTAAAGACCTCAGAAAGTTGGTCTTGATGATTAGTAAAATCACCACCCATAACGACAAAGCTGATTGGTTAAATCAATTTAAGAATTGGGAGAAAACTCACAAGTCTTTCTATCAACAAAAATCTTTCAATCAAAATACTGATAGATACTGGTACACCCATAAGTTACTCAGAAGGACTTATATGTATATCAAATCAGCCATTCCAAATATGTTCTATTTTCTGGAGGATGGTGCTATTCCCAAGACCACCAATGGCATCGAAGGGTTCTTTTCTCACCTTAAAAATCACTTAGATGTTCATCGTGGTTTATCGCTCGAACATCGTAAAAACTTCATAAAGTGGTACATCTTTTTTTCTAACAAAAAATGA
- a CDS encoding HNH endonuclease, translating into MIALERVRTADKVHKNFTGARRVAWNKELLIRQKEILAGKFEAHNFVQNRWKVAKEQLFAESSGKCAYCEADTRVVSHGDVEHFRPKSKYWWLAYCYDNYLVACQVCNSVYKGNDFPLSDELKALSPPTLTISTTNQEIDLLALTINPDPIDNSGLKLTEFVKAYHIERPLLLNPYFDDPSEYFAWEIDAVLKHIILIPQKPKYKPYIEAAEKYYGLNRKELKESRYFFYEIYNTLYQVLFQNIDRISENTRQQIEDRIVKMKDKSAPFAGMIRYFDLKNRGF; encoded by the coding sequence ATGATAGCATTGGAGCGAGTTCGAACGGCAGATAAAGTGCATAAAAATTTCACAGGGGCAAGGCGAGTTGCTTGGAATAAAGAGTTGTTGATACGGCAAAAAGAAATTTTGGCTGGTAAATTTGAAGCACATAATTTTGTTCAAAATAGGTGGAAAGTAGCCAAAGAACAACTATTTGCCGAATCAAGTGGTAAATGTGCTTACTGTGAAGCCGATACGAGAGTGGTAAGTCATGGAGACGTTGAACATTTTAGACCTAAAAGTAAATACTGGTGGTTGGCATACTGCTATGATAATTATTTGGTTGCCTGCCAAGTTTGTAATTCAGTTTATAAAGGTAATGACTTTCCATTGTCTGATGAGTTAAAGGCTTTATCACCACCAACTTTAACCATTTCAACAACAAATCAAGAAATTGATTTGTTAGCTCTTACTATTAACCCTGACCCCATTGATAATAGTGGATTAAAACTAACAGAATTCGTAAAAGCCTATCATATCGAACGTCCTCTTTTACTTAACCCTTACTTTGATGACCCATCAGAATATTTTGCTTGGGAAATTGATGCTGTCTTAAAACATATTATCTTGATTCCCCAAAAACCAAAATACAAACCTTACATTGAAGCTGCAGAAAAATACTATGGTCTGAATCGGAAAGAATTGAAAGAATCAAGGTATTTTTTTTATGAAATCTATAATACACTTTATCAAGTATTATTTCAAAATATTGATAGAATCAGTGAAAATACTCGTCAGCAAATCGAAGATAGAATCGTAAAAATGAAAGATAAATCAGCACCTTTTGCTGGCATGATTCGCTATTTTGATTTGAAAAATCGAGGATTTTAA
- a CDS encoding PD-(D/E)XK nuclease-like domain-containing protein: MQNNVFINNYRAYPSISNSDLTEFKNYLFGLNPFKPYKAFAFGSVLHSKLLEPHSPIIIPQDVDIDLIENLISRIKQNRFCSWVLNGSHNEMGILFNDKQTKLPCKAKLDLVCRKNIIVDIKTTSQRSYNAFVKSCYQYEYDRQAAFYLDAHNRQTPSKSCFFFVGVQKKEPYDIFVFDALAHPNFIKDGRNKYQMLLQKWQEIGGIPNGFISPSWNMNLLKNVA; this comes from the coding sequence ATGCAAAACAATGTATTTATAAATAATTATCGAGCGTATCCAAGTATTTCTAATTCAGATTTGACCGAGTTTAAAAATTATCTTTTTGGCTTAAATCCATTCAAACCTTATAAGGCCTTTGCCTTTGGGTCTGTATTACATAGTAAACTATTAGAACCCCATTCGCCAATAATTATTCCGCAAGATGTTGATATTGATTTGATTGAAAATCTCATTTCAAGAATCAAACAAAACCGTTTTTGTAGTTGGGTTTTGAATGGAAGTCATAACGAAATGGGCATTCTATTTAACGATAAACAAACAAAGCTGCCATGTAAGGCCAAATTAGATTTGGTGTGTAGAAAAAATATCATTGTTGATATTAAAACCACCAGTCAGCGAAGTTACAATGCTTTTGTAAAATCTTGTTATCAATACGAATATGACCGCCAAGCGGCTTTTTACTTAGATGCTCATAATAGACAAACGCCAAGCAAAAGTTGTTTCTTTTTTGTTGGAGTGCAGAAAAAAGAACCCTATGATATTTTTGTTTTTGATGCACTTGCCCACCCCAATTTTATCAAAGATGGCAGAAATAAATACCAAATGCTTTTGCAGAAATGGCAAGAAATAGGAGGTATTCCAAACGGCTTTATTTCTCCCTCTTGGAACATGAATCTTTTGAAAAATGTAGCATAG
- a CDS encoding type I restriction endonuclease subunit R: MSREYSEENLIEQATQDVLEELGWEVCTAWHNESFGKNGLLGRNDKTEILLSRYLLEALTKLNPDLPPNAYQQAIEQLELRATDKSLGGINQQKYDLLRNGVSVSFIAANGEHTKRKLRVFDFDDYANNHFLAVRQLEIVGDCYNRRPDVIGFVNGIPLVFFELKAHHTDLRSAYDKNITDYKDTISAVFHHNAFIILSNGTDARVGTITSKYKFFLEWKRIEENQEGIVSLDTMLRGVCDKHRLMDIFENFLLFDDSSGEIVKIMAKNHQYIGVNKAISQTKNIADLNGKLGVFWHTQGSGKSYSIVFICEKIHRKIGGAYTFLLVVDRTELETQLYDTFSGVGLVKDKKLKAESREHLREMLKENHRYVFSVIHKFSVNPKKETEFPLITERSNLIVISDEAHRTQGGIFARNMRYHGIPNASYLGFTGTPLIDGEVEQTKNIFGEYVSVYDFKRAIEDNATLPLKYINRGEKLAIENPDIDDEMAEILENEDIDDNQKRKLTYLFQRNYVVLTAEARLDAIAKDLVWHFNERGYQGKAMLVTLDKPTAVRMYDLIMKHWAVYKAELLNQIKIIDDEQEEQNLKRKYDLVNTTEVCVIVSSEQNEVKKFKDLGLNIEPHRKKLADPTRDLEQEFKDQNHPFRLAIVCAMWITGFDAPCVSTVYLDKPIKGHTLMQTIARANRVYDDEKENGLIVDYGNVYKQLEKAYSVYGEGDKTKGGGGGGTTEKPLELLAEMEQELAEAIKLTRGYLSELGFELAQLFGIKAMKKLAMLKKAADCVSLNETSRASFETTARLVFRKFKALYPEEQVRKYVEEYNAIEAIYTTLNKRVADADVTKIIRQLQEVVNAHILIDPNTTNEDVVVDLSKLDFQKLKTAFAKTENKNTFVFDLQQAIEQQVNRMLQENPLRAEFYEKYKEIIEEYNQAKNPEDVSSAFGKLNDFLGELTVEDARAIRENLDQESLAIFDLLREGKTLDKEEKKAVKKVAVDLLAKLKKEKLKVERWRESRMVTAQIKTMIFDSLQWLPPKVYSDHDLGERTINVYQHVYARYGAAV; this comes from the coding sequence ATGAGCCGTGAATATTCAGAAGAAAATCTAATTGAGCAAGCCACACAAGATGTACTCGAAGAGTTGGGCTGGGAAGTTTGCACCGCTTGGCACAACGAAAGTTTTGGTAAAAACGGCTTGCTGGGCCGTAATGATAAAACCGAAATATTACTGAGTCGTTATCTGCTCGAAGCCCTCACGAAGCTAAACCCCGACCTTCCGCCAAATGCTTATCAGCAAGCCATTGAGCAGCTCGAACTTCGTGCCACTGATAAATCGTTGGGTGGTATCAATCAACAAAAATACGACCTGCTCCGCAATGGTGTTTCGGTGAGTTTTATTGCAGCCAATGGCGAACACACCAAGCGAAAACTCCGAGTTTTTGATTTTGATGATTACGCCAACAATCATTTTTTGGCAGTTCGTCAGCTCGAAATCGTGGGTGATTGTTATAACCGTCGACCCGATGTTATTGGTTTTGTGAATGGCATTCCCTTGGTATTTTTTGAGCTAAAAGCCCATCATACTGACCTACGAAGTGCCTACGATAAAAACATTACTGACTATAAAGATACTATTTCGGCAGTTTTTCATCATAATGCTTTCATTATTTTGAGCAATGGCACCGATGCACGAGTAGGCACGATTACGAGCAAATACAAATTCTTTTTGGAGTGGAAGCGTATTGAAGAAAACCAAGAGGGCATCGTAAGCCTCGATACGATGCTACGTGGGGTTTGCGATAAACACCGATTGATGGATATTTTCGAGAACTTCCTACTTTTTGATGATTCGAGTGGAGAAATCGTAAAAATAATGGCAAAAAACCATCAGTATATTGGTGTAAACAAAGCCATTAGCCAGACCAAAAACATTGCAGACCTCAACGGGAAACTCGGTGTATTTTGGCACACACAAGGCAGCGGAAAATCATATTCGATTGTATTTATCTGCGAGAAAATCCATCGAAAAATCGGTGGTGCATATACTTTTTTATTGGTCGTTGACCGCACTGAACTCGAAACCCAGTTGTACGATACGTTTTCGGGTGTGGGTTTGGTAAAAGACAAAAAACTCAAAGCCGAAAGCCGTGAGCATTTGCGAGAAATGCTAAAAGAAAACCATCGGTATGTGTTTTCGGTGATTCATAAGTTTTCGGTAAATCCCAAGAAAGAAACTGAGTTTCCGCTCATTACTGAGCGTTCAAATCTGATTGTCATTTCGGACGAAGCCCACCGAACCCAAGGGGGTATTTTTGCCCGAAATATGCGTTATCATGGCATTCCGAATGCTTCTTATTTGGGCTTTACAGGTACGCCCCTCATTGATGGCGAAGTAGAGCAAACCAAAAATATTTTTGGCGAGTATGTATCGGTTTATGATTTTAAACGAGCCATCGAAGATAATGCCACGCTCCCGCTCAAATACATCAATCGAGGCGAAAAATTGGCCATCGAAAACCCCGACATTGATGATGAAATGGCTGAAATACTCGAAAACGAAGATATTGACGATAACCAAAAGCGTAAACTCACCTATTTGTTTCAGCGAAACTACGTGGTGCTTACGGCAGAGGCTCGGCTCGATGCCATCGCCAAAGATTTGGTTTGGCATTTTAACGAGCGAGGGTATCAGGGCAAAGCCATGCTCGTAACACTCGATAAACCCACAGCCGTGCGAATGTATGACCTCATTATGAAACACTGGGCGGTTTATAAAGCCGAATTGCTGAATCAGATAAAAATCATTGATGACGAGCAAGAGGAACAAAATCTGAAACGAAAATATGATTTAGTAAATACTACGGAGGTGTGCGTGATTGTGAGTTCGGAGCAGAACGAAGTAAAGAAATTTAAGGATTTAGGGTTAAACATCGAACCGCACCGCAAAAAACTTGCCGACCCAACTCGTGATTTAGAACAAGAATTTAAAGACCAAAACCACCCTTTTCGTCTGGCTATTGTGTGTGCCATGTGGATTACGGGCTTTGATGCCCCCTGCGTTTCAACAGTCTATCTTGATAAGCCCATCAAAGGGCATACGCTCATGCAGACCATCGCAAGAGCCAACCGAGTATATGATGATGAAAAAGAAAACGGTTTGATTGTTGACTATGGCAATGTATATAAGCAACTCGAAAAGGCATATTCGGTCTATGGAGAAGGCGATAAAACCAAAGGGGGCGGCGGAGGTGGAACCACCGAAAAACCACTCGAACTACTTGCCGAAATGGAGCAGGAACTTGCCGAGGCAATAAAACTAACAAGGGGATATTTATCAGAACTTGGCTTTGAATTGGCACAGCTTTTTGGCATAAAAGCCATGAAAAAACTGGCTATGCTCAAGAAAGCTGCCGATTGTGTATCGCTCAACGAAACCTCACGGGCATCGTTTGAGACCACGGCACGTTTGGTTTTTAGAAAATTCAAGGCACTTTACCCCGAAGAGCAAGTAAGAAAATATGTGGAAGAATACAATGCCATCGAGGCAATATATACAACACTCAATAAACGAGTAGCCGATGCCGATGTAACAAAGATTATTCGTCAGTTGCAGGAGGTTGTAAATGCTCATATTCTGATTGACCCAAACACCACCAATGAAGACGTAGTAGTTGACCTCAGTAAGTTGGATTTTCAGAAACTAAAAACAGCCTTTGCCAAAACAGAAAACAAAAATACATTTGTATTTGATTTACAACAAGCCATTGAGCAGCAGGTAAATAGAATGCTACAAGAAAACCCATTGAGGGCGGAGTTTTATGAAAAATACAAAGAGATAATAGAAGAATATAACCAAGCTAAAAACCCCGAAGATGTGAGTAGTGCATTTGGTAAACTCAATGATTTTTTAGGAGAATTGACGGTTGAGGACGCACGGGCAATCAGAGAAAACTTAGACCAAGAGTCTTTGGCAATTTTTGATTTATTACGTGAAGGTAAAACGCTTGATAAAGAAGAAAAGAAAGCTGTAAAAAAAGTAGCTGTTGATTTATTGGCCAAACTGAAAAAAGAAAAACTAAAAGTTGAGCGTTGGCGAGAAAGCAGAATGGTAACGGCCCAGATAAAAACAATGATTTTTGATAGTTTGCAGTGGCTACCACCGAAAGTATATAGCGACCACGATTTGGGCGAAAGAACAATAAATGTATATCAGCACGTATATGCCCGCTATGGAGCAGCGGTATAA
- a CDS encoding AAA family ATPase, with the protein MLLKQLSLRNFRGLDETSISFINDTGKPRLQTLLLGENGTGKSTILKAIALIGAGSNSLSELLGNPDEWISFGENSCEIKAVFMTKEKKPKEREISLKINRGDSIKDILVNNTDSLDEIDRALSHTDRNYFILGYGASRRLNKNQSFNQPSSFYNNDRSANVATLFNSDANLYPLSAWVMELDYRSDGEALESIKNALNEFLINIRFDSIDKQQKTLLFSNGKDLIPIHLLSDGYQNVSGWIGDLLYRIFNTFGDRQNPLMTNGILLIDEIDLHLHPTWQRRLLGYLKTKLPNFQIIASTHSPLTAQQAGEGELIVLNRTKNNQIDAQLFKGTPNKMLLHQVLLSPIFGVQSDESYETEQLKNEYENLKNRKGSKAQADKLSKRIQAIPQVTRTNMVADAGLVDLLNKINQELQQ; encoded by the coding sequence ATGCTTTTAAAACAACTTTCACTCCGAAACTTCCGTGGACTTGATGAAACATCAATTAGTTTTATTAATGATACAGGCAAACCTCGCCTCCAGACATTGCTTTTGGGAGAAAATGGAACAGGTAAAAGTACAATTCTAAAAGCAATTGCCTTGATTGGTGCTGGAAGTAATTCATTAAGCGAATTGCTCGGCAACCCCGATGAATGGATTAGTTTTGGCGAAAATTCTTGCGAAATCAAGGCTGTTTTTATGACAAAAGAAAAAAAGCCTAAAGAACGAGAAATAAGTCTGAAAATAAACAGGGGAGATTCGATAAAAGATATTTTGGTAAATAATACTGATTCGCTTGATGAGATAGACCGAGCCTTATCACATACCGACCGTAATTATTTTATTTTGGGTTATGGGGCTTCTCGAAGACTAAATAAAAATCAGAGTTTTAATCAACCGAGTAGTTTTTACAACAATGACCGCTCGGCAAATGTAGCCACATTGTTTAATTCTGATGCTAACTTGTACCCGTTATCGGCATGGGTAATGGAGCTTGATTATAGAAGTGATGGCGAAGCTCTTGAAAGCATTAAAAATGCACTCAACGAATTTCTAATCAACATAAGGTTTGATTCGATTGATAAACAACAAAAAACATTGCTATTTTCAAATGGAAAAGACTTGATTCCGATTCATTTACTAAGCGATGGCTACCAAAATGTGAGTGGTTGGATTGGCGATTTGCTCTATCGGATTTTTAATACTTTTGGAGATAGACAAAATCCGTTAATGACTAATGGTATATTACTGATTGATGAAATTGACCTTCATTTACATCCAACTTGGCAAAGAAGACTTTTGGGATATTTGAAAACTAAACTGCCAAATTTCCAAATCATTGCTTCTACACACTCTCCACTCACAGCCCAGCAAGCTGGCGAAGGAGAACTAATAGTTCTAAATCGAACCAAAAATAATCAAATTGATGCCCAACTTTTTAAAGGAACACCCAATAAAATGTTGCTGCATCAAGTGTTGCTATCGCCTATATTTGGTGTACAGTCTGATGAATCTTACGAAACGGAGCAACTAAAAAACGAGTACGAAAACCTTAAAAACAGAAAAGGTAGCAAGGCACAAGCTGATAAACTGAGTAAACGGATTCAGGCGATTCCGCAGGTAACACGTACAAATATGGTTGCAGATGCTGGTTTGGTTGATTTGTTGAACAAAATAAATCAAGAATTACAGCAATGA